The following nucleotide sequence is from Micromonospora sp. WMMD1120.
GGACACGTAGCGGGGGGAGCGAAATGGCCGTCCACGGTCCCGCGATGACGGACGTCGCCCGTCTCGCCGGTGTCTCCCATCAAACCGTGTCGCGGGTGCTCAACGGGCACCCCAACGTCCGTGAGCAGACCCGGCTGCGGGTGCGGGCGGCGATCGCCGAACTCGGCTACCGCCCCAACGGCGCGGCACGCGCGTTGGTGACCGGTCGATCGCAGGTCATCGGTGTGGTCGCGCAGAACACGACGCTCTACGGCCCGGCCTCGCTGCTCGCCGCGCTGGAGCAGACCGCCGCCGAGGAGGGCTTCGCGGTCAGCGTCGGCAGTGTGCGCAACCTCGACCACCGTTCCATCTCGGCAGCCGTCGAGCGGCACCTGTCGCACCGGGTCGCCGGCATCGTGGTCATCGCGCCGGTCGAGTCGGCGGGTGAGGCGTTGGCCCGCCTGCCGCAGGACGTCCCGCTGGTCACTGTCGACGGTGACCCGAGCGGGCCGGTGCCGTTGGTGACCGTCGACCAGGTGGCGGGCGCGCGAGCGGCCACCCAACATCTGCTCGACGCGGGCCACCGCACCGTGTGGCACGTCTCCGGGCCGTCCGACTGGTTCGACAGCGTGGGGCGGATCGACGGCTGGCGGCAGGCGCTGCTGGCCGCCGGACTGGAA
It contains:
- a CDS encoding LacI family DNA-binding transcriptional regulator, which encodes MTDVARLAGVSHQTVSRVLNGHPNVREQTRLRVRAAIAELGYRPNGAARALVTGRSQVIGVVAQNTTLYGPASLLAALEQTAAEEGFAVSVGSVRNLDHRSISAAVERHLSHRVAGIVVIAPVESAGEALARLPQDVPLVTVDGDPSGPVPLVTVDQVAGARAATQHLLDAGHRTVWHVSGPSDWFDSVGRIDGWRQALLAAGLEPPPPMPGDWSAASGYRSGQMLARMPEVTAVFTANDHLALGVLRALHEFGRRVPGDISVVGFDDVPEAAYFIPPLTTVRPDFDAVARASLQMLLTQIESGTGGALRQTIAPALVARESVGPPRH